The following are encoded together in the Desulfobacterales bacterium genome:
- a CDS encoding AbrB/MazE/SpoVT family DNA-binding domain-containing protein yields the protein MQSVTVSPKYQVVIPKIIREALNLRPGQKMQVIEYAGRIELIPERDIKELRGILKGINTEFRREADRV from the coding sequence ATGCAGTCGGTAACTGTATCACCAAAATATCAAGTTGTTATACCGAAAATAATCAGGGAGGCCTTAAATCTTCGTCCAGGTCAAAAAATGCAGGTTATTGAATATGCCGGGCGTATCGAGCTTATACCGGAACGCGATATCAAAGAACTCCGTGGAATTCTCAAGGGCATCAATACGGAATTCAGACGAGAGGCAGATCGCGTATGA
- a CDS encoding type II toxin-antitoxin system VapC family toxin has protein sequence MNIVDSSGWLAYFADEPNAKHFLAPLSDSDLLVVPTLTIYEVFKVILRETSENEALQAAVAMQKGMVVDLTTALAIVASKLSLEHNLPMADSIILATAREFNAILWTQDSDFKDLANVKYFPKK, from the coding sequence ATGAATATTGTAGATTCTTCCGGTTGGCTTGCATACTTCGCAGATGAGCCTAATGCCAAGCATTTCCTGGCCCCGCTCAGTGATTCGGACCTGCTAGTTGTTCCAACGTTAACGATATATGAGGTCTTCAAGGTCATTCTCCGGGAGACCAGCGAGAATGAAGCGTTGCAGGCGGCTGTTGCCATGCAAAAAGGAATGGTGGTGGATCTGACAACAGCTTTGGCAATCGTCGCTTCAAAGCTGAGTTTGGAGCATAATCTTCCAATGGCGGACAGTATCATCCTTGCAACCGCGCGGGAATTTAATGCGATTCTCTGGACTCAGGATTCAGATTTTAAAGATCTGGCCAATGTTAAATATTTTCCTAAGAAATGA
- a CDS encoding peptidylprolyl isomerase has product MERPVAVFETSLGTFEAELYAKECPETVWNFINLAEGRQETQKSGNFYDGVTFHRIIPGFVIQGGCPLGTGTGDPGYRFTDEFHPSLRHSGAGFLSMANAGPGTNGSQFFVTLAATPHLDNRHSVFGKVIKGMDVVNKIAAVETDPRDKPLKAVVMNTVTIRR; this is encoded by the coding sequence ATTGAGCGGCCGGTTGCCGTATTTGAAACATCCCTCGGCACCTTTGAGGCCGAGCTGTATGCCAAAGAATGCCCGGAAACCGTATGGAATTTCATCAACCTTGCCGAAGGACGGCAGGAAACTCAAAAAAGCGGGAATTTTTATGACGGCGTGACGTTTCACCGGATTATCCCCGGGTTTGTCATCCAGGGCGGCTGCCCGCTGGGAACCGGCACCGGCGACCCGGGCTATCGGTTCACGGATGAATTTCACCCCTCCCTGCGCCACAGCGGCGCAGGCTTCCTGTCCATGGCAAACGCCGGCCCGGGAACCAACGGCAGCCAGTTTTTCGTCACCCTGGCCGCAACCCCGCACCTGGACAACCGGCATTCCGTTTTCGGAAAAGTGATTAAAGGGATGGATGTCGTCAACAAAATCGCAGCCGTGGAAACAGATCCCCGCGACAAACCCCTGAAAGCGGTGGTGATGAATACGGTGACGATCCGGCGCTGA
- a CDS encoding CDP-alcohol phosphatidyltransferase family protein, with amino-acid sequence MKSMDSAVSIAISVLVSLGIYFWFWVSLKNEKKKQYISTHWFLHPNAICLWRVLIGLAGMLLYFVAEQHFWGILLFTFSAVADGIDGLVARECNLLTPFGEELDPLCDKITYLPPMVFFAHQGFLDMTILWVLIIIEVCGQFLVRDIIKRFTKFSVSANNFGKIKAVLCFSLIIYGALLDSAYRIPDFTAEILMACIVLSVASSVFKIISNHFYADILSGLNLVCGITGIVLVFKGWYVLVAIAILAGQIFDLFDGRIAEKHGGTKFGPWLDDIADMVSFGVCPGLLVLMSTEMKLPAFVLGIFYILAVGFRLWRFLIRDKHDKTLPPGTFNGLPSPAGAIVVLGACLFWQNAWMSLGVVLLTSFLLISHIRFVHFGRVILRRIPRSVMVIFGFLVVFVLAYLIKTRNPEMLGAILLISFTIYALAGNTKIAEKILPTG; translated from the coding sequence ATGAAGTCCATGGATAGTGCAGTTTCAATCGCCATTTCAGTTCTGGTATCGCTTGGAATTTATTTTTGGTTCTGGGTCTCATTAAAGAATGAGAAAAAGAAACAATATATCAGCACCCACTGGTTCCTGCATCCGAACGCCATCTGTCTCTGGAGAGTTTTGATCGGTCTGGCCGGGATGCTGCTTTATTTTGTGGCTGAGCAGCACTTCTGGGGGATTTTGCTGTTTACCTTTTCGGCTGTTGCAGACGGGATTGACGGCCTTGTCGCTCGGGAGTGTAATCTGCTGACGCCTTTTGGCGAGGAACTTGATCCGCTGTGCGATAAGATAACCTATCTGCCGCCGATGGTCTTTTTCGCCCATCAGGGCTTTCTGGATATGACCATCCTCTGGGTTTTAATTATTATTGAGGTCTGCGGACAATTCCTGGTCCGCGATATTATCAAACGATTTACAAAGTTCTCGGTGAGCGCCAATAATTTCGGAAAAATTAAAGCAGTGCTGTGTTTTTCCCTGATCATCTACGGCGCCCTTCTGGACAGCGCCTATCGTATTCCGGATTTTACAGCCGAGATTCTGATGGCCTGCATCGTTTTATCGGTTGCCTCCAGCGTGTTCAAAATCATATCCAACCACTTTTATGCCGATATTTTGTCCGGATTGAATCTGGTCTGCGGCATAACCGGAATCGTGCTGGTTTTTAAAGGATGGTACGTCCTGGTTGCCATCGCCATTCTGGCCGGGCAGATTTTTGATCTGTTCGACGGCCGGATCGCGGAAAAGCACGGGGGGACAAAATTCGGTCCGTGGCTGGATGATATTGCGGACATGGTCAGCTTCGGCGTTTGTCCGGGCCTGCTGGTACTGATGAGCACCGAAATGAAGCTGCCCGCATTTGTTTTGGGGATTTTCTATATTCTTGCGGTGGGATTCCGCCTGTGGCGCTTTCTGATTCGTGACAAACATGACAAAACCCTGCCCCCGGGGACGTTTAACGGCCTGCCCAGTCCGGCCGGCGCCATCGTCGTGCTGGGGGCCTGTCTTTTCTGGCAAAACGCCTGGATGTCATTGGGTGTTGTGCTGCTAACCTCGTTCCTGCTGATCAGCCACATCCGGTTTGTCCATTTCGGCCGGGTGATTCTGCGACGGATTCCCCGGTCGGTGATGGTTATCTTCGGCTTTCTGGTGGTGTTTGTCCTAGCCTATCTGATCAAAACCAGAAACCCGGAAATGCTGGGCGCTATTCTGCTCATATCTTTTACGATTTATGCCTTGGCGGGTAACACGAAAATTGCGGAGAAGATTTTACCGACCGGCTGA
- a CDS encoding Na/Pi cotransporter family protein has translation MNTKWVIGRSKWVFVFGLLTFAAAKTLYADQGGAAAVSWKLLIFGLLGGLAFFLYGIEKMSVGMQKAAGNQMRAVLAAITKNRIIALGIGAGITMLIQSSSATTVMLVSFVQAGLMSFTQSLGVILGADIGTTVTAQLIAFKLTDYALLMIAAGFGLYIFSKNDDGKNIGEMILGFGILFYGMKLMSDSMSPLRSHQGFVGMMAGLENPLIGLLIGTLFTAVIQSSAATIGVVIVLSQQGLLTLEAGIPVIFGANIGTCITAGLAAIGTTREAKRVALAHVLFKIGGVALFIFWLPAYAGIIKELAITFDSDIARQIANAHAIFNISLAVAFIPLRRFSHA, from the coding sequence ATGAACACAAAATGGGTCATCGGTCGATCGAAGTGGGTTTTCGTTTTCGGTCTGCTTACTTTTGCTGCGGCAAAAACGCTTTACGCCGACCAGGGAGGGGCTGCTGCGGTTTCCTGGAAGCTGCTGATTTTCGGGCTTTTGGGAGGACTGGCGTTTTTTCTGTATGGAATTGAAAAGATGAGCGTCGGCATGCAGAAAGCGGCCGGCAACCAGATGCGGGCGGTCCTGGCGGCAATTACCAAAAACCGCATCATTGCCCTTGGGATCGGAGCGGGGATCACCATGCTGATTCAATCCAGCAGCGCCACGACTGTTATGCTGGTCAGTTTTGTCCAGGCCGGCCTGATGAGTTTTACCCAGTCCCTCGGCGTGATTCTGGGGGCTGACATCGGCACAACGGTCACCGCCCAGTTGATCGCCTTCAAGCTGACCGATTACGCCCTGTTGATGATCGCTGCGGGTTTCGGCCTGTATATTTTTTCTAAAAACGACGACGGTAAAAATATCGGTGAAATGATCCTCGGTTTCGGGATTCTCTTCTACGGCATGAAACTGATGAGCGATAGCATGAGCCCCTTGCGATCACACCAGGGCTTTGTGGGGATGATGGCCGGGCTTGAAAACCCGCTGATCGGCCTGCTGATCGGGACACTGTTTACGGCGGTTATTCAAAGCAGCGCCGCCACCATCGGGGTGGTGATCGTCTTGTCGCAGCAGGGGTTGCTGACGCTGGAGGCCGGCATCCCCGTTATTTTCGGCGCCAATATCGGGACGTGCATTACGGCCGGTCTGGCAGCCATCGGCACGACCCGCGAGGCCAAGCGGGTTGCCCTGGCGCATGTGCTCTTTAAAATCGGCGGAGTAGCGCTTTTTATTTTCTGGTTGCCTGCTTACGCCGGCATCATCAAGGAGCTGGCGATCACTTTCGATTCCGACATCGCCCGCCAGATTGCCAATGCCCATGCTATTTTCAACATCAGCCTGGCGGTTGCTTTTATACCGTTACGCCGTTTTTCGCACGCCTGA
- a CDS encoding PhoU domain-containing protein, whose product MLPIKKKADVDEPVWHLDQSSISSPALVIDLARHEISRIAVILGRMLRAIIIPFMSDEKLIRNEGHSREETELLIKEIPTRDHFNPRLTLMEGIDRREEEIDYLDEKLREYLFQIARHSVSDDQAKEVYGMISITNDMERIGDLIHRNMVPLIAKKKLLEVDFSDEGKEELLIYHQKVCRQIDLLEEAFAETNLDMARDIMASERTYLDLEDQYRVRHLERIRRQNKKSLETHEIHMELMDLLKQIIVYSSNIAGTFLRKRPSD is encoded by the coding sequence ATGCTGCCTATCAAAAAAAAGGCCGACGTCGACGAACCCGTATGGCATCTGGATCAAAGCAGTATCTCTTCGCCGGCCCTTGTCATCGATCTGGCCCGCCACGAAATCTCCCGCATCGCCGTGATTCTCGGCCGGATGCTGCGGGCCATTATTATACCTTTCATGTCCGATGAGAAATTAATCCGAAACGAGGGGCACTCCCGGGAAGAAACCGAACTTCTCATTAAGGAAATACCCACGCGGGATCATTTTAACCCGCGCCTGACCCTGATGGAGGGGATCGACCGGCGCGAGGAGGAAATAGATTATCTGGATGAAAAGTTGCGCGAATACCTGTTTCAGATTGCCCGGCACAGCGTTTCCGATGATCAGGCCAAAGAGGTCTACGGCATGATTTCGATAACGAACGATATGGAACGGATCGGCGACCTGATCCATCGGAACATGGTGCCCCTGATCGCCAAGAAAAAACTGCTCGAAGTCGATTTTTCGGACGAAGGCAAAGAGGAGCTCTTAATTTACCATCAGAAAGTATGCCGCCAGATTGACCTTCTGGAGGAAGCCTTTGCCGAAACCAATCTGGACATGGCGCGCGACATCATGGCCAGCGAGAGAACCTACCTGGATCTGGAGGATCAGTATCGTGTCCGGCATCTGGAACGGATCCGGCGGCAGAACAAAAAGTCCCTCGAAACCCACGAGATTCACATGGAGCTGATGGATCTGCTTAAACAGATCATTGTCTACTCATCCAATATCGCCGGCACCTTCCTGAGAAAGCGGCCGTCCGATTAA
- a CDS encoding DASS family sodium-coupled anion symporter: MSPNKKTFFQLGIAVTLSLIVMAIPRPEGSRFEIVGDQDKRLLEATHGIFRLSDQGEKTQLVDGKKKVIYELQALAPGSPEATAAWLTAKAGQVGLTTVKVDYVDGLSIKAHRFLALIVFLFVFEPVPLQITAMCIGVLLVITGVSSLKDSWAAYMHPVVIFIMSCLIYAIALDKVGITKRMGYFIARKAGDSVTRFTFILACGLGLASTVMHDAAATAIAISAMLPMMRAAGVEPHTNTARFMMLSLPFACSSGGMGTLIGGGRCMVSAAFLKEFSGIEITFLDWFIFAFPAALATIPTAVAVIYFLYRPDPKIKLPKFDVESGTFTPAEKRTLWILVIIMLVWLTKNWHGLDYSLTGPLGVAALVVSGVLTWDDIQEHLEWGTSVFIFGGGLALGLAMEGSGTATYFANLFFPLAKGGGWLLLFGAIAVFGALVTNVMANVAAAALIMPIALPLAVMEGVDPRIIALCLGMATSFAMILVIGCPPNAIAYSYKQFKAFDLTKAGLVATPILLGVLILVATSWWKLIGLV, encoded by the coding sequence ATGTCCCCGAATAAAAAGACATTTTTTCAACTTGGTATCGCCGTTACACTCAGTTTAATTGTGATGGCCATTCCCAGACCCGAAGGAAGCCGTTTTGAGATTGTCGGTGATCAGGACAAAAGATTACTGGAGGCAACTCACGGTATCTTCAGGCTTTCGGATCAGGGGGAAAAAACGCAACTGGTCGACGGCAAGAAAAAGGTGATCTACGAGCTGCAGGCATTGGCGCCGGGAAGTCCCGAGGCAACCGCCGCATGGTTGACGGCAAAAGCCGGCCAGGTGGGGCTGACAACCGTCAAGGTGGACTATGTGGATGGGTTGTCGATCAAAGCGCACCGATTTCTCGCCTTGATCGTTTTTCTGTTTGTTTTCGAACCGGTGCCGCTGCAGATCACCGCAATGTGCATCGGCGTGCTGCTGGTCATCACCGGCGTATCAAGCCTTAAGGATTCCTGGGCGGCCTATATGCACCCGGTGGTGATTTTCATCATGAGCTGCCTGATATACGCCATCGCCCTTGACAAGGTCGGCATCACCAAACGGATGGGGTATTTTATCGCCCGTAAAGCCGGTGACAGCGTCACCCGCTTTACCTTCATCCTGGCCTGCGGTCTGGGCCTCGCCTCCACCGTGATGCACGATGCGGCCGCCACGGCCATTGCCATTTCCGCCATGCTGCCGATGATGCGCGCCGCCGGGGTTGAACCGCACACCAACACCGCGCGCTTCATGATGCTGTCACTCCCCTTTGCCTGTTCCAGCGGCGGCATGGGCACCCTGATCGGCGGAGGGCGCTGCATGGTTTCAGCCGCTTTTTTGAAAGAATTTAGCGGAATCGAAATTACATTCCTGGACTGGTTCATCTTTGCCTTTCCCGCGGCACTGGCCACGATTCCCACTGCCGTTGCCGTGATTTATTTCCTCTACCGCCCGGATCCCAAGATCAAGCTGCCAAAGTTTGACGTGGAGTCCGGTACTTTCACTCCTGCGGAAAAACGCACCCTTTGGATTCTGGTTATCATCATGCTGGTGTGGTTGACTAAAAACTGGCACGGACTTGATTATTCCCTCACCGGCCCGCTGGGTGTGGCCGCCCTGGTCGTCAGCGGCGTCCTGACATGGGACGATATCCAGGAGCACCTGGAGTGGGGCACTTCCGTGTTTATCTTCGGCGGAGGCCTGGCCCTGGGACTTGCCATGGAAGGCTCCGGCACGGCCACGTATTTTGCCAACCTGTTCTTTCCCTTGGCAAAAGGGGGCGGCTGGCTCCTTCTGTTCGGCGCCATCGCCGTTTTCGGCGCGCTGGTTACCAACGTCATGGCCAATGTGGCGGCAGCAGCCCTGATCATGCCCATCGCTCTGCCCCTGGCTGTGATGGAAGGGGTTGATCCGCGCATCATCGCCCTGTGCCTGGGGATGGCGACCTCCTTTGCCATGATCCTGGTGATCGGCTGCCCGCCCAATGCCATCGCCTATTCATATAAGCAGTTCAAAGCTTTCGACTTGACCAAGGCCGGCCTGGTGGCCACGCCGATCCTGCTGGGTGTGCTGATTCTGGTTGCGACCTCATGGTGGAAGCTGATTGGTTTGGTTTAA
- the typA gene encoding translational GTPase TypA, translating into MAVELRNDKLRNIAIIAHVDHGKTTLVDTMFRQSGLFRDNQNVNERLMDTMELERERGITIAAKNCSVMWQGVRINIIDTPGHADFGGEVERALSMADGAILLVDASEGPLPQTRFVLKKALAAGLKIIVVINKIDRSDARPAAVLDEIYDLLIDLGANEDQLEFPLLYAIGRDGIAQKTLKETGRDLHILFDTILKEIPGPAYDQDAPFQMLVSDLAYSDYVGRLAVGKIFNGTAHARDNLVCLGESGRQTPLKVAKLEIFQGIHLLEVEEVQPGDIAVLAGIEAVQIGDTICNLETPRALPRIRIDQPTVSIKVSVNNSPFSGKEGKHVQFSRVRERLQKELRMNVAIQLEETGEQESVLIKGRGEFQLAILIETMRREGYEFCVGRPKVIYRYENGRKLEPMERLLVDCDERFMGVVTEKLSCRKGKMISLSNNGSGRVRVEYSVPSQGLIGYQDEFLTDTHGTGIMHPFFDGYDEFRGESLSRFTGSLVADRTGTAVPYALYNLEPRGRLFVNPGDPVYEGMIIGEHNRGSDLNVNACKEKKLSNMRAANKDENVILSPIKPLTLEQAISFVRDDERVEVTPRSIRMRKAELGAQKRHNMRAASLKTKS; encoded by the coding sequence ATGGCAGTTGAATTAAGAAACGACAAACTAAGAAACATCGCAATCATAGCGCATGTCGACCACGGCAAGACCACCCTGGTGGATACGATGTTTCGCCAGAGCGGCCTGTTTCGTGACAATCAGAATGTTAACGAACGGCTCATGGACACCATGGAACTTGAACGGGAACGGGGGATTACCATCGCGGCCAAGAACTGCTCGGTCATGTGGCAGGGCGTCCGCATCAACATTATCGACACCCCGGGTCATGCCGATTTCGGCGGAGAAGTGGAACGGGCGCTTTCCATGGCGGACGGGGCGATTTTGCTGGTGGATGCGTCTGAAGGTCCTCTACCCCAAACCCGTTTCGTTCTTAAAAAAGCCCTGGCGGCCGGGCTTAAGATCATCGTGGTCATCAACAAGATCGATCGTTCGGATGCCAGGCCGGCGGCGGTTTTGGATGAAATATACGACTTGCTCATCGATCTGGGCGCAAATGAAGATCAGCTTGAATTCCCGCTGCTGTATGCAATCGGCCGCGACGGGATCGCCCAGAAAACCTTGAAAGAGACCGGCAGGGATCTCCATATTCTATTTGATACCATCCTTAAAGAGATTCCCGGGCCTGCCTATGATCAGGACGCGCCATTTCAGATGCTGGTATCGGATCTGGCGTACTCGGATTACGTCGGCCGTCTGGCTGTCGGAAAGATTTTCAACGGAACAGCCCATGCCCGGGACAATCTGGTGTGTCTGGGGGAATCCGGGCGGCAGACGCCGCTTAAAGTTGCCAAGCTAGAGATATTTCAGGGAATTCATCTTCTGGAGGTAGAGGAAGTCCAACCCGGGGATATTGCCGTGTTGGCCGGCATCGAAGCGGTCCAGATCGGGGATACCATCTGCAACCTGGAAACCCCCCGGGCGCTTCCCCGGATTCGAATCGATCAGCCGACGGTTTCCATCAAGGTTTCGGTGAACAACTCACCCTTTAGCGGAAAAGAGGGCAAGCATGTCCAGTTCAGCCGGGTTCGGGAGCGGCTGCAGAAAGAGCTCCGGATGAACGTGGCCATTCAGCTGGAGGAAACCGGTGAACAGGAAAGCGTTTTGATTAAAGGCCGCGGGGAATTTCAACTGGCCATTCTCATCGAAACCATGCGGCGGGAAGGCTATGAATTCTGCGTGGGCCGGCCCAAAGTCATTTACCGATATGAAAACGGACGTAAACTCGAACCCATGGAACGGCTCTTGGTGGACTGTGATGAACGCTTTATGGGCGTCGTGACTGAAAAGCTTTCCTGCCGCAAAGGCAAGATGATCAGCCTGTCCAACAACGGCAGCGGCCGGGTTCGGGTTGAATATTCCGTGCCCTCCCAGGGGTTGATCGGCTACCAGGACGAATTTCTTACCGATACCCACGGCACCGGCATCATGCATCCGTTTTTTGACGGGTATGACGAATTCCGGGGAGAAAGTCTCAGTCGCTTCACCGGTTCCCTTGTGGCCGACCGGACGGGAACAGCCGTTCCCTATGCCCTCTATAACCTTGAGCCGCGGGGCCGGCTTTTCGTCAATCCGGGCGACCCGGTCTACGAAGGAATGATCATCGGGGAGCATAACCGTGGCAGCGATCTCAACGTGAACGCCTGCAAGGAAAAGAAGCTGAGCAACATGCGGGCCGCCAATAAAGATGAAAACGTCATTCTGTCACCGATAAAACCCTTAACCCTGGAGCAGGCCATCAGCTTTGTCCGGGATGACGAACGGGTCGAGGTGACCCCCCGTTCCATCCGCATGCGCAAGGCCGAACTTGGCGCCCAAAAACGTCATAACATGCGCGCCGCCAGCCTGAAGACAAAATCTTGA
- a CDS encoding electron transfer flavoprotein subunit alpha/FixB family protein, translated as MTRPIVVIAEHLEGKIRPATYELIAFALELRQAMPAPIKVLILGNDPEDMAHLIAAKTGLDVMAVQESNRPRYNGDLYKNILAPLLSELNPDYVCIAQTPMGMDFAPGLAHRLGAVCITGVESVYEDRGRILFTRAFYNGKILADICVQAKTAVLTVAPGFFKPSSADPAAPGRVEIRKTPGGEARIRTVETRKAPAQESEIAQAPVIVSAGRGVGKKENLALIFTLAALFPLSAVAGSRWICVAGWLEHRRQVGLTGAVVSPKLYIACGISGSVQHLAGMRDSGFIVAVNSDPHAAIFNIADICIVEDLNIFIPALIEAHRQKT; from the coding sequence ATGACGCGACCCATTGTCGTTATAGCAGAACACCTGGAGGGAAAAATCAGGCCGGCAACCTATGAGCTTATCGCCTTTGCCCTAGAACTCCGGCAGGCGATGCCGGCGCCGATCAAGGTCCTTATACTGGGAAACGACCCCGAAGATATGGCCCATCTCATTGCCGCAAAAACCGGTCTGGATGTTATGGCCGTCCAGGAATCGAACCGCCCCCGGTATAACGGCGACCTTTACAAAAACATCCTTGCACCGCTGCTGTCGGAGCTGAATCCCGACTACGTCTGCATCGCCCAGACCCCCATGGGGATGGATTTTGCCCCGGGTCTGGCCCACCGATTGGGCGCTGTCTGCATTACGGGCGTAGAATCGGTATATGAAGATAGGGGGCGCATCCTGTTTACCCGGGCATTCTACAACGGCAAGATCCTGGCGGATATCTGTGTACAAGCCAAAACCGCTGTTCTGACGGTTGCCCCGGGATTTTTCAAACCGTCGAGCGCAGATCCCGCCGCTCCCGGCCGGGTTGAAATCCGCAAGACACCCGGTGGAGAGGCACGCATCCGCACGGTTGAAACCCGGAAGGCACCCGCCCAGGAAAGCGAAATTGCCCAGGCCCCGGTGATCGTGTCCGCCGGCCGGGGTGTCGGCAAGAAGGAAAACCTGGCGCTGATTTTCACGCTTGCCGCCCTCTTTCCGCTCTCTGCCGTGGCCGGCTCCCGCTGGATCTGCGTTGCCGGCTGGCTCGAACACCGGCGCCAGGTGGGATTGACAGGGGCGGTGGTTTCCCCGAAACTCTATATCGCCTGCGGCATTTCCGGGTCCGTCCAGCATCTGGCCGGCATGCGCGACTCCGGCTTTATCGTAGCGGTCAACAGCGACCCCCATGCCGCCATTTTCAACATCGCCGATATCTGTATCGTGGAAGATCTGAATATATTTATTCCCGCCCTGATTGAAGCACACCGGCAAAAAACTTGA
- a CDS encoding electron transfer flavoprotein subunit beta/FixA family protein — protein sequence MKILVCIKPVPESEAPVRIAPDGKSIQTDPLSPLRMNRYDEQALEEALLIRDTFPDTRIEAISVGPKRSETVLKRALGMGADHGIHICTDIENDPVPAVVAAWVAAAARSRNYDLILSGMMSEDGLHGQVGPLVAEHLSLPCVTAVVGIRITPGKATASVQRVPAEGLRDLLALSLPAVLTIQSGAQKPRYPSLSNILRAKGQDLEIIAAASLSRPESFQQAVRFKYPQKTRFGRFLEGSPQQKAQELLSKLKEKSFLA from the coding sequence ATGAAAATACTTGTATGCATAAAACCCGTACCTGAATCCGAAGCGCCTGTCCGGATTGCGCCGGACGGGAAATCCATTCAAACGGACCCGTTGTCCCCGCTGCGGATGAATCGTTATGATGAACAGGCGCTGGAGGAGGCGCTTCTGATCAGGGACACGTTTCCCGATACACGCATCGAGGCAATCAGTGTCGGACCAAAGCGTTCTGAAACGGTATTGAAAAGGGCCCTGGGCATGGGGGCAGACCACGGGATCCATATCTGTACCGACATTGAAAACGATCCGGTCCCCGCTGTCGTCGCCGCATGGGTCGCCGCAGCCGCTCGCAGCAGAAATTATGATCTGATCCTTAGCGGCATGATGTCGGAAGACGGACTGCACGGCCAGGTGGGGCCGCTGGTGGCTGAGCACCTGTCCCTGCCCTGTGTGACCGCTGTTGTCGGCATCCGGATCACACCCGGCAAGGCAACCGCGTCCGTCCAGCGCGTGCCGGCCGAAGGCCTTCGGGATTTGCTGGCATTAAGCCTTCCGGCCGTATTGACCATCCAGAGCGGCGCACAGAAGCCCCGCTACCCGTCCCTTTCAAATATCCTGCGCGCAAAAGGACAGGATCTTGAAATCATCGCCGCCGCATCCCTGAGCCGTCCGGAATCATTCCAACAGGCCGTCCGGTTTAAATATCCCCAAAAAACCCGCTTCGGCAGATTCCTTGAAGGCAGTCCGCAGCAGAAGGCGCAGGAATTATTGAGTAAACTCAAAGAAAAGTCTTTTCTGGCTTAA
- a CDS encoding phosphoglycerate mutase family protein, protein MSEIYFIRHAQASFENDNYDQLSALGVRQSQILGEYFRRLGLKFDSVYAGTMKRQVDTAREVLSRMPEDHTGLKLRRESAFDEYDFTAILKTQIPLMIDEEPALGEILARRAADRPAFQKLFERAVTRWISGRYDTGGIETWPDYGARIRGGIQQLMKAGGPQKRAAVFTSGGCVAVAVQMALDISDVKTIELSWQVRNTSVSVFKYGSRGLGLFSFNSTAHLEAQDSADLLTYR, encoded by the coding sequence ATGAGTGAAATTTATTTTATCAGGCACGCCCAGGCGTCTTTCGAAAACGATAATTACGACCAGCTTTCAGCGCTGGGCGTCCGTCAGTCGCAGATCCTGGGGGAGTATTTCAGGCGTTTGGGATTGAAGTTTGACAGCGTCTATGCCGGCACCATGAAGCGGCAGGTCGATACGGCCAGAGAGGTGCTGTCCCGGATGCCGGAAGATCATACCGGGTTGAAGCTGCGCCGGGAGTCCGCTTTTGACGAATACGATTTTACGGCCATCCTCAAAACCCAGATTCCCTTAATGATTGATGAAGAACCCGCCCTTGGGGAGATTTTAGCCCGCAGGGCCGCTGACCGGCCGGCCTTCCAGAAACTGTTTGAGCGAGCGGTTACGAGGTGGATCAGCGGCCGGTACGATACCGGGGGCATAGAGACCTGGCCGGACTACGGCGCCAGAATCCGCGGGGGTATTCAGCAACTGATGAAAGCGGGCGGACCGCAAAAAAGAGCCGCTGTATTTACGTCGGGAGGCTGTGTTGCCGTGGCCGTGCAGATGGCGCTCGATATTTCAGACGTCAAAACAATTGAACTTTCCTGGCAGGTGCGCAACACATCCGTGTCCGTATTTAAGTATGGCAGCAGGGGATTGGGGCTCTTTTCATTTAATTCTACGGCCCATCTTGAAGCTCAGGATAGTGCCGATCTGCTGACTTACCGGTGA